In the Oncorhynchus keta strain PuntledgeMale-10-30-2019 chromosome 14, Oket_V2, whole genome shotgun sequence genome, one interval contains:
- the LOC118393736 gene encoding pleckstrin homology domain-containing family F member 1-like, giving the protein MVDQLAFTQENRERIQAVENSFGPSGKSLFRPGRVLIGEGRLMKLCRRRPQPKVFYLFNDILVYGSIILHGHWHKNQQIISLEDIQLEDLEDGVSMENQWLIRTPRKSFYVSAASAEEKHAWMKHIEDCKFKQLQHAGCQPGCTFATTWIPDRASAICMRCSQTFRVNKRRHHCRRCGFVVCNTCSKNRAVICHISTKPVRVCRLCHLSLQDHGALTQDKVRSRGDSDGRNCSDEYELVMPEYEATIDNEVDERVDDHAPHKWVESQINSWSPYNYLKPQHQSPNLTGLSSHLT; this is encoded by the coding sequence ATGGTGGACCAGCTGGCTTTCACgcaagagaacagagagaggatccAGGCAGTGGAGAACTCCTTTGGCCCCTCTGGGAAGTCCCTGTTCAGACCTGGCCGGGTCTTGATAGGCGAGGGGCGGCTGATGAAGCTGTGTCGACGCCGCCCACAGCCCAAAGTATTTTACTTGTTTAATGACATTTTGGTCTACGGTAGCATCATCCTTCATGGACACTGGCACAAGAACCAGCAGATAATCTCCCTGGAGGATATCCAGCTAGAGGACCTGGAGGACGGGGTCAGCATGGAGAACCAGTGGCTGATCCGCACCCCACGGAAGTCATTTTACGTGTCAGCCGCCTCTGCTGAGGAGAAGCATGCCTGGATGAAGCACATCGAAGACTGCAAGTTCAAGCAGCTGCAGCATGCCGGCTGCCAGCCCGGATGCACCTTCGCCACCACCTGGATCCCTGACCGGGCGTCCGCCATCTGCATGCGCTGCTCTCAAACGTTTCGGGTCAACAAACGTCGCCACCACTGTCGTCGCTGCGGCTTCGTCGTCTGCAACACCTGCTCCAAGAACCGGGCCGTAATCTGCCACATCTCTACTAAGCCTGTGAGGGTATGTCGACTGTGTCACCTCAGTCTCCAGGACCATGGGGCGCTGACCCAGGACAAGGTGCGTTCACGGGGGGACAGTGATGGGAGGAACTGCTCTGATGAATACGAACTGGTCATGCCTGAGTACGAGGCGACTATCGACAATGAGGTAGATGAGCGGGTAGATGACCACGCACCACACAAGTGGGTTGAGTCTCAGATCAACTCTTGGTCCCCGTATAACTATTTAAAACCGCAACATCAAAGTCCCAATCTCACTGGCTTGTCAAGCCACTTGACTTGA
- the pop4 gene encoding ribonuclease P protein subunit p29 yields the protein MERLVQASLPPDQGHILGIVSQSDKQAEMFTNGFLKNSLPGMSKKEIGDFMLHKAVVLKYAKKEKKKKNKKRAKGLNAKQRREMKVFQLKPEHQKYELFLPLHELWEQYIRDLCNGLKPESNPQTIQQRLLKADFHGAILTVARSKCPSYVGTTGILVQEMKHVFKIITKEDKLKVIPKRNSVFAVEIDGFVSHIYGSKFELRSSERSAKKFKVKGTIDL from the exons ATGGAGA GACTCGTGCAGGCCAGCCTACCTCCTGATCAGGGACACATTCTGGGTATAGTG TCTCAGAGTGATAAGCAGGCGGAGATGTTCACAAATGGCTTTCTGAAGAACAGTTTACCGGGTATGAGCAAGAAGGAAATTGGCGACTTCATGCTTCACAAGGCTGTGGTTCTAAAGTATGCGAAAAAGgagaagaaaaagaaaaacaaaaaGAGAGCCAAGGGTCTCAATGCTAaacaaaggagagagatgaaggtctTTCAGCTGAAACCAGAGCACCAAAA ATATGAGCTTTTCTTGCCCTTGCATGAGCTATGGGAACAGTACATCAGAGATCTGTGCAACGGATTGAAACCAGAGAG CAACCCACAGACAATTCAGCAGAGGCTGTTGAAGGCTGATTTTCACGGTGCCATTCTTACAG TGGCCAGGTCCAAATGCCCCTCGTATGTAGGCACCACAGGAATCCTAGTGCAGGAGATGAAACATGTCTTCAAAATCATCACAAAGGAGGATAAACTGAAAG TCATACCGAAGCGAAACAGTGTGTTTGCTGTGGAGATCGATGGCTTTGTCTCCCATATCTACGGTAGCAAGTTTGAACTCCGCTCAAGCGAGCGATCCGCAAAGAAATTTAAAGTCAAAGGAACCATAGACCTGTGA